A genomic stretch from Terriglobus sp. RCC_193 includes:
- a CDS encoding DUF2127 domain-containing protein, with the protein MNLQRTTVQQDTHKAPHPSHHLEARDSGLYLIGLFKLAKAIFFLGVSLGALHFIHHDLANAVDRIFRELHFDPESRVVDFITDKVALVTHRKLRLISLGSVLYAMLCCTEAYGLLRRRVWAEFVTLWLSVSFLPWESFEIYRAPSLWHISILLVNLAVVAYLVWMLQRKKRRKETV; encoded by the coding sequence GTGAATTTACAGCGGACGACGGTGCAACAGGATACCCACAAAGCACCGCATCCCTCACATCATCTGGAGGCGCGCGACTCTGGACTGTATCTCATTGGCCTGTTCAAGCTGGCGAAGGCGATTTTCTTTCTCGGCGTCAGCCTCGGTGCGTTGCACTTCATCCACCACGACCTGGCCAATGCCGTTGACCGGATCTTCCGCGAATTGCACTTCGATCCTGAAAGCCGCGTCGTCGATTTCATCACGGACAAGGTAGCGCTCGTCACGCATCGCAAACTGCGCCTCATCAGCCTGGGCAGCGTCCTGTACGCCATGCTGTGCTGCACAGAAGCCTACGGCCTGCTGCGTCGTCGCGTCTGGGCAGAATTCGTCACGCTCTGGCTGTCGGTCTCATTCCTTCCCTGGGAGAGCTTCGAGATCTATCGCGCCCCAAGTCTCTGGCACATCTCCATCCTGCTGGTGAACCTGGCCGTCGTCGCGTACCTGGTCTGGATGCTGCAGCGCAAGAAGCGCCGTAAGGAAACCGTCTGA
- a CDS encoding division/cell wall cluster transcriptional repressor MraZ: MFRGNHTARVDEKGRLKLPAEFKRRVDEAYGPQFYITSKDGKRAEIYPIREWEKVEAKLEQIPSLNPARKKFLDVTNYYGQMAELDAAGRLLLPQILRESAKVTAEVVVLGAQTYLEVVNHDDFKAKLDAEPLSEADMTTLADLGL, encoded by the coding sequence ATGTTCCGGGGAAATCACACAGCACGCGTGGACGAAAAGGGGCGGCTCAAGCTGCCCGCTGAGTTCAAGCGTCGTGTGGATGAGGCCTACGGACCGCAGTTCTACATCACCAGCAAAGATGGCAAGCGCGCGGAGATTTACCCCATCCGCGAGTGGGAAAAGGTCGAGGCAAAGCTGGAGCAGATTCCCAGCCTGAACCCCGCCCGAAAGAAGTTTCTGGACGTGACGAACTATTACGGCCAGATGGCAGAGCTGGACGCCGCAGGGCGACTTCTCCTGCCGCAGATTTTGCGTGAAAGCGCAAAGGTGACCGCCGAAGTGGTGGTTCTCGGAGCGCAGACATACCTGGAAGTGGTCAACCATGACGACTTCAAGGCCAAGCTGGACGCCGAGCCACTGAGCGAGGCAGATATGACAACCCTGGCGGATCTGGGGTTGTAG
- the rsmH gene encoding 16S rRNA (cytosine(1402)-N(4))-methyltransferase RsmH has protein sequence MSDPQHVPVLFEEVLDLLKVRRGGTYADATLGLAGHSSAIARRLGPQGTLIAFDRDPQAMEIAKANLEALREELGPEMPQLRLIPRAFSSAAEQIERASLDGLLADFGVSSLQLDQAHRGFSFRQDAPLDMRMDTRSGETAGQVVNQADEEELANLIYEFGEERRSRRIARAIVRARPILTTAELAKVISAAAPAMKSDKIHPATRTFQAIRIRVNDELGEIRSLLESAPSLLKFGGRLAVISFHSLEDRIAKDALREGAQHGIWNVITRKPVIATEEEERRNPRSRSAKLRVAERIKPERSEVTRKIPPQGGSSRGYRPGR, from the coding sequence ATGAGCGATCCGCAACATGTGCCGGTTCTTTTCGAAGAGGTTTTAGACCTTCTCAAAGTGCGCCGCGGAGGAACGTACGCGGATGCCACGCTGGGCCTGGCGGGCCATTCCAGCGCGATTGCGCGCAGGCTGGGGCCGCAGGGAACGCTGATCGCATTCGATCGCGACCCGCAGGCGATGGAGATTGCAAAGGCCAATCTCGAAGCGTTGCGTGAGGAGCTTGGGCCGGAGATGCCGCAACTGCGGTTGATCCCGCGGGCATTCTCATCGGCAGCGGAACAGATCGAGCGTGCATCGCTCGATGGCTTGCTCGCAGATTTCGGCGTCAGCAGCCTCCAGCTCGATCAGGCGCACAGAGGATTCAGTTTTCGGCAGGACGCACCGCTGGATATGCGCATGGATACGCGCAGCGGTGAAACTGCCGGGCAAGTGGTAAATCAGGCGGACGAAGAAGAACTCGCCAATCTGATTTACGAATTCGGAGAGGAAAGGAGGTCGCGGAGAATCGCCAGAGCCATTGTGAGGGCACGGCCGATACTTACCACGGCGGAATTAGCCAAAGTAATATCTGCCGCTGCCCCAGCAATGAAATCGGACAAGATTCATCCTGCGACAAGAACCTTTCAAGCTATCCGGATTCGCGTGAATGACGAACTCGGAGAGATCCGGTCGCTGCTCGAAAGCGCGCCATCTCTTCTTAAGTTCGGTGGAAGACTTGCGGTCATCAGCTTTCATTCGCTGGAAGATCGCATTGCAAAAGATGCGCTGCGTGAAGGCGCGCAGCACGGTATTTGGAACGTAATCACTCGTAAGCCGGTGATTGCGACAGAAGAAGAAGAGCGACGCAATCCAAGGTCGCGCAGCGCTAAGTTACGAGTTGCTGAACGTATCAAACCGGAACGTTCAGAAGTTACAAGGAAGATACCTCCGCAAGGTGGAAGCAGTCGCGGATATCGTCCTGGAAGATAA
- a CDS encoding septum formation initiator family protein, with translation MEATMTIPGMVAGRAQRERAESFRDHNRTVFDQQRRARRGPTPEIFFTKHLDNSRIVKADDPERRREMRSFTVAMSVLFLLVMTYVWQHFSSIEVGYNIEAKKLQVEKLHEENRQLHLTEAQLSDPDRIDRIARQLGLDTPQPGQVVRPDGSFSSSAPVLAEAQVSPAILQ, from the coding sequence ATGGAAGCAACGATGACAATACCGGGAATGGTTGCGGGCCGCGCACAGCGCGAACGCGCCGAGTCGTTTCGAGATCACAATCGCACGGTCTTCGACCAGCAGCGCCGTGCGCGCCGCGGTCCCACGCCTGAAATCTTCTTCACCAAGCATCTGGATAACAGCCGCATCGTGAAGGCGGATGATCCTGAACGCCGCCGTGAAATGCGTTCTTTCACGGTCGCCATGAGCGTTCTGTTTCTTCTGGTCATGACCTATGTGTGGCAGCACTTCTCGTCCATTGAAGTGGGTTACAACATCGAAGCGAAGAAGCTGCAGGTGGAAAAGCTTCACGAAGAGAATCGCCAGCTTCATCTGACGGAAGCGCAACTTTCCGATCCGGATCGCATTGACCGCATCGCGCGTCAACTTGGCCTGGATACACCGCAGCCCGGTCAGGTCGTTCGCCCGGATGGTTCGTTCTCTAGCTCCGCGCCAGTCCTTGCGGAAGCGCAGGTATCTCCCGCGATTCTCCAGTAA
- a CDS encoding penicillin-binding transpeptidase domain-containing protein has protein sequence MNSSSRQPLTAPIRRIRFVWMAIFFMAWTGVIGLRLVWLQVIRHHDWTERAAKQQQRTFEVAPRRGVLYDRNLRELAVTVLAESVYAVPSELGDNRANVAELVSGIVHVDPTDTFTSHGAILARLNASRNFAWIARKLTPEQVQRIRELNLKGVYFQKEFKRFYPNTDLAAQTLGYVGIDDIGLGGMEREFEDDLHGTPGHVLTAVDAKRHALTSDEREPLPGQNLVLSIDTNIQYIAERALDAQMEKMKAAHGTVVVQDPHTGHILALAISPRYNPNDLKHQDPAILKNLAVSDVYEPGSTFKLVTYAAALDGAGVQPTDIVDCQGGAMTMFGRTLHDDKSDHFGRVTVQFALEHSSDVGAAKMALKLGNQKFYDYIRGFGFGDRSGVELPSETRGLLRAPRKWEATSILSIAIGHEVAVTPIQLVTMVSSIANGGTYLPPHILLNETEHSKGDGQLQPAAYHPSTQVPEKLPDGAHRVITELTAAKMRMMMHGTITEGTGSEAALNGYSAGGKTGTAQKIDPVTHTYSHSRTVASFAGFAPVNNPAISVAVVIDDPQVGSRYGGTTSAPVFAEVAQQVLEYLGVPHDQPLKPAKKDAAVAPKMELASTETPNEDPGDLNALYEELNALPADDPLKQKNDAAVAMATAKAAPVQTSAPEKKGVFAALPDKIMKAFREHGGSSLMTDEAESKPLPKAAPQPQSTTRRDGAVVVDASAKVAVPVLDGGLRSVIQKASAAGLRVQPVGSGLAREQVPAAGTMVPIGTEVVVRFTR, from the coding sequence ATGAATTCCTCCTCACGCCAGCCACTGACCGCTCCCATCCGTCGCATCCGGTTCGTCTGGATGGCGATTTTTTTCATGGCGTGGACAGGCGTGATCGGGTTGCGTCTGGTGTGGTTGCAGGTCATCCGCCATCACGACTGGACAGAGCGCGCGGCGAAGCAGCAGCAGCGCACCTTTGAAGTCGCACCGCGCCGTGGCGTTCTTTACGATCGCAACCTCCGCGAACTTGCAGTAACTGTTCTTGCCGAATCGGTATACGCAGTTCCGAGTGAATTAGGCGACAACCGCGCCAACGTTGCGGAGCTTGTTTCCGGCATCGTTCACGTGGATCCGACAGATACCTTTACGTCGCATGGAGCCATCCTTGCGCGCCTCAATGCTTCGCGTAACTTTGCCTGGATCGCACGCAAGCTCACACCGGAACAGGTGCAGCGCATCCGCGAGTTGAACCTGAAGGGCGTCTACTTTCAGAAAGAATTCAAACGCTTCTATCCCAACACCGATCTCGCTGCACAAACCCTCGGCTATGTTGGCATCGACGATATCGGTCTCGGCGGCATGGAACGCGAATTTGAAGATGATCTGCACGGAACACCCGGCCATGTACTGACTGCGGTCGATGCGAAGCGTCATGCATTGACCAGCGATGAGCGTGAACCGCTGCCGGGCCAGAACCTTGTTCTCTCCATCGACACCAACATTCAATACATTGCCGAACGCGCTCTGGATGCGCAGATGGAGAAGATGAAGGCCGCACACGGCACGGTCGTGGTCCAGGACCCGCACACCGGCCACATTCTGGCTCTTGCCATCTCGCCGCGTTACAACCCCAACGACCTGAAGCATCAGGATCCCGCGATCCTGAAGAACCTCGCCGTCAGCGATGTCTATGAACCGGGTTCTACCTTCAAGCTCGTAACCTATGCTGCCGCGCTGGATGGTGCAGGCGTACAGCCAACGGACATTGTCGATTGCCAGGGTGGGGCCATGACCATGTTCGGTCGCACACTGCACGACGATAAGTCGGATCACTTCGGCCGTGTCACGGTCCAGTTTGCTTTGGAGCATTCCAGCGACGTCGGCGCGGCGAAGATGGCATTGAAGCTGGGCAATCAAAAGTTCTACGACTACATTCGCGGTTTCGGTTTTGGCGATCGTAGTGGCGTAGAGTTGCCCAGCGAAACACGCGGACTGTTGCGCGCGCCGCGCAAATGGGAAGCTACCAGCATCCTCTCCATTGCCATCGGCCATGAAGTCGCAGTGACACCCATTCAGCTTGTGACGATGGTCTCTTCCATCGCCAATGGTGGAACCTACCTGCCGCCACACATCCTGCTGAATGAAACGGAACACTCCAAAGGCGATGGCCAGCTTCAACCAGCGGCCTATCATCCTTCCACCCAGGTTCCGGAGAAGCTTCCCGATGGCGCGCACCGTGTCATTACAGAACTCACCGCAGCAAAGATGCGGATGATGATGCACGGCACCATCACGGAAGGCACAGGTTCAGAGGCTGCTCTGAACGGGTACAGTGCCGGTGGCAAGACGGGCACGGCGCAGAAAATTGATCCCGTTACACACACCTATTCGCATTCCAGAACCGTTGCCAGCTTTGCAGGTTTTGCACCGGTGAACAATCCCGCCATCTCAGTGGCAGTGGTCATTGATGATCCGCAGGTAGGCTCTCGTTACGGTGGCACCACCAGCGCGCCCGTGTTTGCAGAAGTTGCACAGCAGGTGCTGGAATATCTCGGTGTTCCGCACGATCAGCCACTAAAACCTGCGAAGAAAGATGCCGCTGTTGCACCGAAAATGGAACTGGCCTCCACAGAAACGCCGAACGAAGATCCAGGCGATCTGAATGCGCTGTATGAAGAGTTGAATGCGTTGCCGGCGGATGATCCTCTGAAGCAGAAGAATGATGCAGCAGTTGCGATGGCAACGGCGAAAGCAGCACCCGTGCAAACTTCCGCGCCGGAGAAGAAGGGCGTCTTCGCTGCACTTCCTGACAAGATCATGAAGGCTTTCCGTGAACATGGCGGCTCTTCTCTCATGACGGACGAGGCAGAAAGCAAGCCTCTTCCAAAGGCCGCTCCGCAACCGCAAAGTACGACGCGCCGGGATGGAGCCGTTGTTGTAGATGCCAGCGCAAAGGTTGCGGTCCCCGTGTTGGATGGAGGCCTGCGCTCTGTGATTCAGAAAGCATCTGCAGCAGGTTTGCGGGTGCAGCCCGTGGGCAGTGGGCTCGCGCGTGAGCAGGTTCCGGCTGCAGGCACCATGGTGCCCATTGGCACAGAAGTTGTGGTGCGGTTCACCCGATGA